AAGAAATTCGCCTTCAAGCAAAGAAAATTGCAGACGACATAATTCTGCAGCTTAAGTGCCCACCATTAACAAATGATGCAAAAGAGCTGTTGTCCCGAGCAATTAAATTTGCCAATCAATACGACATTGATTTATCTAACTTGCCGGAGACGGGCAAAGCTGGAGTTACCGAAGAAACATTACTCCGCCGTTTGACCGATGAGTATTACTGGCGGCGTGTTTTGCGTCGTGGCACAACCCGACGAATTGAAGCAGAAGCAATCCGTCTTGGCCTAGTCAATATTCAGGCTGGTGCATACGTTAGTGATGAAAGTGTCTACCGTTTTCGTGCGCAACGTAAGCGCAATAAAACACTATTGGAAAACCTCAAAGCAACCAATGACGCTGGTGATGAATTCTCTTTACAGGACTTAGCTGATACCAGCGTTGCTAATCCAGCCATTCGGCGGTCAGAGTTAATGACTCGAATTGCAGGGCAAGAACGTATTGCCAGAGATCTTTCTCATGTCGGTGTTTTTATCACCGTAACTTGCCCGAGTCGTTTCCATGCGTTCAAACGCTTAAGCAAAAAGAAGGCAGTGGCCAATACATATCATATTCCAGGCACAACACCTTTGGATGGGCAAGCTTACTTATCTCAAGTTTATTCTCGGTTACGCGCAGCACTGCATCGACGCAGCATTAACCCATACGGTTTTCGGATTGCTGAACCACATCATGATGGTTGCCCTCATTGGCATCTTCTTTTGTTTGTTGAATCTGAACAAGTAAAAACCATGCTTGAGCTGTTCCGTAGTTATTTCACAAAAGAAGATCAACAAGAATTAATTAACCGTGTGAGCGGAAAAATCAAATGGCAACGCCGAATCAAATTTATCCAGATTAACTGGAAACGCGGCAGTGCAGCTGGGTATATCGCCAAATATATTTCAAAGAATATAGACGGCAAACAAACGGATGGCGAAAGCATCGGTGTTACGCATGACGGCTTTGAGGCCATCACCGCAGCAGAGCGTGTTCAGGCGTGGGCATCAGTCTGGGGGATTCGTCAGTTTCAACCGATTGGCATTGCACCTGTAACGCTATGGCGTGAACTTCGTCGAGTCGCTCGCCAAGAAGAACACTTCGACTCTGAAATATTGGAACGAGCGTCTGATGCTGCTGATAAAGGGGATTGGGCTGAGTACGTCCGTGTTCTTGGCGGTACAGGTTTGAAGTTGTGTGATTTACCGCTAGGCATCGTACGTGACACCAATTTACTCAATAAATATGGCGAAACCAGCTCTTCAAAAATTACTGGTGTCGTAGATCGTATTGACGGCGATTACATTCGCTCGCGCATTCATGAATGGACAGTTGAGTTCTCCCCTGCTTGCGAGCACAGCGAGCCTTGGACTCGTGTCAATAACTGTACGGTCGGCCAGACCGGCGGAACGCTGGGACACCACGATGGCGATGTTTTTGCCTTTAAAGAAAATCAGATTTTTATTTCACGGTTTGAGCAGAACTATTTCAGTCACGGCACTGCTCAAGCAATAAGACTGGATGGATAAAGCATGGCACTTGGACAAGTTATGAATGTGGTCGTGTGTGCAGCAGGTACGCCAGCTCGTGCCCCCTGCCCTGCAGGGCAAACCACGAAAGTTGTACAGGCTTATGTCATCGATCCATCACAGCAGAATAATTTTGAAGCGGCTACAGCGCCTTTTGATTATGCCTATGCGTCAGGTATTTGGGCGTTGGCATTTTCAACCGTGGTTGGCCTGTATTTCGTTTCTCATGGAATCGGATTGGTGCTCGGCATGATTCGCCGAGGCTGAAACGTAAGCGGACGGGCGCTTTCCCGTATTTACCTAAGGAAGAAAAAAAATGTTCAAAAACGTAATCGCCAAATCAAAATCTACAGCCCTTGCCGTTCTAGTTGGCCTAGGTGCAGCAATGGCTCCAGCGGCGAATGCTGCCGGTACTGCTCCTGATTTGTCATCACTAACTTCTGCAGTTGATTTCAGCACAACCATCACCGCATTACTGGCAATTTCTGGCCTTCTTGCTGGTGTCTATATCGCCATTAAGGGTGCAAAAACCGTGCTACGCATGATTAAGGGCGGCTAATCGTTCTGGTGTTTTCAGGGGAGGCTTATGCCTCCCCCTCTTTAGCTTTGGAGGTGCACATGGACTTTCTTATTGCCGTAATCACGCTGATCGCCTTATTAATTTTTGCTTTAGGCGCTGTCATTTCGATTTTTCTGTATGAAGAATTTTCCATCGAAAACCAGCATTTGTATTTCGAATACCCACACTGGCAAGCACCATTCGTTTTTGCATTTTTGTTTGTGCGTCATTTGCATGCTTTCTTTTTCGAAAACATCCCACTTTATCTTGCCTGCAAATTTAGGCACTAGCCATGACGATCAATGAGCTCTGGTATTTGATTATGTTCGTTTGGGGTATTGCCTGCGGTTGGGCAGTGGTTAAAGGGATTTCCAGTTGGTAATTTGAAGGTGTAATGGTTATGAAACTGTGGAAACGTGCATTGTTGTGCTTATGCTTGATTTCGATGTTGCTGCAGCAAGTATCAGCCAATGCGGTATTAGCACCGATTGAGAATTACGTAGTCAATCGAGCTGTGGCAGGAATTGTAGCTAATCGCATCGCTGCTGCTGAAGGAATTGCTGCGAATGATGCCGTTTGGTTAGCAAAAGCTGCGAATGAACCAGTTTTTGCCGCGACCATGGCAGGGATAAGCAAGCAAATGACTGCAGTAAATGTGGCCTCTACCGTAGCAGCCGGTGCGCTGGCTATTGCCGGAGCCCCCGTGTGGTTAACGATAGCTGCGGGGCTCGGTATTACTGCGCTGGGAGCTTACTATTTTACGAATGATTCTTTACAAAAAGTAAGCATTAATCAATCAGGCCCCGTGGTTGTTATTCAAACTGAAAGTACGCCTGTTAAACCAGCGTATACACCACCTGCAAGTTCAGGCACCAATACTAGTTTTGGTGCTATGGCTTTAGCCTCTGGATTGATGGTTTATCGTGGCAGTTGCTCTTACGGTGGCGACTGTCTTTCATTCCCCCCTGCACCTACTGATTATTGGGTTGATGCTCCTTTCGTGATGACTAATGGTGATTTTGTTGTTATTGCATACACCCTGTCTGAAGTATCCCGTTTTATGAAGGCTGACACGAAGCGAATTAGTGATGGCGGGGGATATGACGGTTATTCTGGCCGAAAAATCACTAAATCATTTAATAGTGCTTTTTTCTTACCGCGTTCTGGAGGAGGTCAGGATTTATTTGGCTCTTATACAGTTTCAACAACACCACCACCAGTTAAAAATGCATCTGGTGTTGAAGTTGTGGGTATGCCTGTTATTACAACAGAGACTAAACAGCTTCTTGATTGGTCGGTAGGGACAAAAGCACCAGTACCTCAAACATTTAGTAATTTAACGGATGCTTACTCTGCTTTAACGGATGCCCAGAAAGCTATTCCAGTTCCCTCTAGCCAGCTTGCTAAACTTACTGATGAAGCATGGCTTCGTGCAGCTCAAGACCCAAACTACAAGGGGCTGCCCTACAGTGTTACCCAGCCAATAACTACGGCTGATGTTGCTACATGGCAAGCTGCCAATCCAAGTGCGATGCCCACACTTGGCGATATGCTGCGTCCTGCTCAGAATCCAGTGACTGATCCGAATGGAGTGCCGATTTTGCCTACGGCAAATTCGAGTAGTAACCCGATACCAAATCCTAATCCAAACACTAATCCGAACACAAATCCGTCAGGCCGACCAGATCTTGGCCCTGATCCTAATGTGCCTGATCCGACATTAGAAGATACCCCTGATGCGGCCACAATTTTAAGCCCATTGACCTCGCTTTTTCCTGAGCTACGAAGCTATCAGGCTCCATCGCATGAATCACAATGCCCTAAGCCCACTTTTGATTTGTTTGGCCGGTCGATAGTAATGGATACACAGTGCACGATTGCCGAACAATTCCGTTCTGAGTTAGCCGCCGTCATGCTTGTGGTTTGGCTGCTGGTCGGCCTATTTATTCTTCTTTCGGCTTGAGGTAATTATGCCCGCAGCTCTATTTGGTATTTTAATGTCGGCCTTGCGCACGATACTGGGCTTCATGTTGCGCTCAGTCATCGTCAAATTTGTGACCTTTTTTGCATTGTTCTTCATCGTCAAAGAATTCGTCAATGTGTTGGTGGAAAGCCAGCTTTATCCAGGCGCTACGCAGGCTTCGACACTATCCAATGCGTTCTCTGGCATTCCTGCATCAGTCTGGTATTTCCTCGATTTATTTAGCGTTTCAACAGGGCTATCAACAGTGATTTCTGCTTATGCCACGCGTTTCATCATTCGCCGTATTCCGGTGATCGGATAACACGATGGCGATCAATGCATACGTAGGGTTGCAAGGCTCTGGCAAATCATTCGAGGTGATTTCATCTGTCATTCTGGATGCAGTTCAGCATGGTCGGCGTGTTGTTACCAATGTGGCCGGAATTAATGAAGACAGGATTCATGAATACCTAGTGAATCAGCGTGATGCTGAAATTGACAAGCTAGGTCGGATTATTCATATCGAGAACGAGCGTATTTTACAGACGCAATTTTTCCCTGATGAAGAAAAGCCAGAACTGGAATCAGTGGTTCTGGGCGGTGATCTGGTCGCAATTGATGAGGCATGGCGTTTTTGGGTTCGGATAACGGC
This genomic interval from Iodobacter fluviatilis contains the following:
- a CDS encoding replication endonuclease translates to MQLCSSVEYRQHYVQQDKWFVDKCLAKVPASFARVIRRKHNDIVFKTEGSDTRAAAAGNGLVREYRDHIHSVAGKFNLAANDEEIRLQAKKIADDIILQLKCPPLTNDAKELLSRAIKFANQYDIDLSNLPETGKAGVTEETLLRRLTDEYYWRRVLRRGTTRRIEAEAIRLGLVNIQAGAYVSDESVYRFRAQRKRNKTLLENLKATNDAGDEFSLQDLADTSVANPAIRRSELMTRIAGQERIARDLSHVGVFITVTCPSRFHAFKRLSKKKAVANTYHIPGTTPLDGQAYLSQVYSRLRAALHRRSINPYGFRIAEPHHDGCPHWHLLLFVESEQVKTMLELFRSYFTKEDQQELINRVSGKIKWQRRIKFIQINWKRGSAAGYIAKYISKNIDGKQTDGESIGVTHDGFEAITAAERVQAWASVWGIRQFQPIGIAPVTLWRELRRVARQEEHFDSEILERASDAADKGDWAEYVRVLGGTGLKLCDLPLGIVRDTNLLNKYGETSSSKITGVVDRIDGDYIRSRIHEWTVEFSPACEHSEPWTRVNNCTVGQTGGTLGHHDGDVFAFKENQIFISRFEQNYFSHGTAQAIRLDG
- a CDS encoding major capsid protein; translation: MFKNVIAKSKSTALAVLVGLGAAMAPAANAAGTAPDLSSLTSAVDFSTTITALLAISGLLAGVYIAIKGAKTVLRMIKGG
- a CDS encoding DUF2523 family protein produces the protein MPAALFGILMSALRTILGFMLRSVIVKFVTFFALFFIVKEFVNVLVESQLYPGATQASTLSNAFSGIPASVWYFLDLFSVSTGLSTVISAYATRFIIRRIPVIG
- a CDS encoding zonular occludens toxin domain-containing protein → MAINAYVGLQGSGKSFEVISSVILDAVQHGRRVVTNVAGINEDRIHEYLVNQRDAEIDKLGRIIHIENERILQTQFFPDEEKPELESVVLGGDLVAIDEAWRFWVRITAS